One window of Globicephala melas chromosome 5, mGloMel1.2, whole genome shotgun sequence genomic DNA carries:
- the SPINK2 gene encoding serine protease inhibitor Kazal-type 2, translating into MALEALRLGLLLLVCWDSAASLNTQFAHPSEYRTPNCDQYKLPGCPRDFNPVCGSDMSTYPNECTLCMKIREDGHDIKIIQSGPC; encoded by the exons ATGGCGCTCGAGGCACTGCGCTTGGGGCTGTTGCTCCTGGTCTGCTGGGACTCGGCAG CCTCTTTGAACACTCAGTTTGCTCACCCTTCAGAATACAGAACA cCAAACTGCGATCAGTATAAATTACCAGGATGTCCCAGGGACTTTAACCCCGTGTGTGGAAGCGACATGTCCACGTATCCCAATGAGTGTACTCTGTGCATGAAAATCAG GGAAGATGGTCATGATATTAAAATAATCCAAAGTGGACCATGCTAA